The DNA window taattttattattatttaaattgaatacaAATTTAACCTATGAGATGCAAAAATCTTTGTTCGTGTCGAACGAACCGATTGTACAAGACTAAATACAAATGACTCACCATAtagaataatatcaaaataaactcagtaccaaaaagaaaatcaaaataaattaataccttAAAGAAAATATCTTATCAGATTTTGAGAAAACAAAGAAGTCGGATGAACGAATTTCCCTTTTTCATGTGACAAATATTTTCTTCCAAAACGCTGCCTTAATAAAACAACAATCAACATCGAAAGTCTCTACAAAAGGTAAAGCCcacatttaaaaaatttctaaaattgggaaaaaaaaagaaactgtaATCAAGTACTGCAGACATGtgtatattgtttttattttattttattccaatcTTATTGCAATTTGGATTTTTCAATGCAAGATATTCTAACTTTCAGTTATTGAATATAATCCGGCAGATTTACGTACAACCCAATGTTTATATGCTGCTGACCTTCGCCGGTTCCTCACAATTTCAGGAACTTCTTAATTTTCTATAGCTACGTATTCCAATACCAAACTATAAATATGTCCGTAATTATGCAGCTTATTACCCAAACTAGATCCTTCAATCAAAGGATttgataaattttacattttataagcTTCAAATGGCTTCGAACAGGCTTCTTATGCTCTCAGTTGTAGCCATTTTTCTTCCTGCAATGGCTATGGCAACTGATTATATCGTCGGGGATGATAGCGGATGGACCATCAATTTCGATTATCAAGCTTGGGCAAAGGATAAAGTATTTTACGTGGGTGATAAATTAGGTATATTCACCATATTTTCTTCTTAAAGTTCTTAAtatgttcttaattaatcttcaATGCTTAATTCTTCTCTAACAATCTCTACGAGTTTGTTACTAGTACACTCTTGTGTAAAGCATTCAGCTTTGCACTGTGCGTTTACAATTGTCTAATTTGGAAGTTCATTTACCTTGAGAGGGAATTCACTTACAGAAGTTTTTGAAATGTTATCTTTTGAGACATCTTCTACTCCAACTGTTTCTAAggtgtttatattttattttagtgttGAGATTTTGTCATCTAACTTCAAAAAATGTCTAAAAAGTAGTATTTTTATCTACTATGATCATTTAATAGTCTAAGTTCGAACCCCGTCAATAtcaaattcaaagacaaaacttcgAGGCTAAAATCGAGCATTCACACATCAAAAACAATATCATTTCTTTGATGTCTGAGTTGGCTTCTTAAAAGACACACTTCAAAATATTTTTCCCTCAACACCGTAAACAAAAGCTattcttaatatatttttttactcaaaaatgAATTTGCAGTGTTCCAATACCCTAAAGGATATCACAATGTGTTCAAAGTAAACGGTACAGCTTTCAAGAATTGTGACATTCCACCGGCAAACCAAGCTCTCAGTTCCGGAAATGACACTGTAGTCCTTAACACCCCCGGTAGAAAGTGGTACATCTGCGGTGTTAGTAACCATTGCTCTGCTTATGGCCAAAAGCTTTTCATCACTGTTCAATACCAGTATGGTTGGGCACCAGCACCAACCCCTCAAATACTACAAGTTAGTCAACCATGGGCACCAACTCCTGCACCCACTCCCTCTTCACCTTCAACACCAGCACCTACACCTTCAGTGCCAGACACAATAGTTACTGACCCTTGGGCATCATCTCCAATATCTTCTTCACCTCCACTGCCAACACCTATTGCACCTTCATGGCCACCGGCTCCGTCTTTGCCTACAACACCAGCACCAACTCCTGAGCCTTGGGCACCAACTACACTTTCAGTGCCAGAAACAACAGTTACTGACCCTTGGGCACCAGCGCCTGCACCTTGGGCACCATCTCCAGTATCTTCTCCACCTTCACTGCCAACACCTACTGCACCTTCATGGCCACCGGCTCCATCTCCTTATCCATGGATTTGATTTGCCATCGTCCAATCATGCTTCCATGGCTGCTATACTCCAATGATTATGATTGTCAACAACTTTTCTAGCTCTTATTACCGGAAAAATAAGTTTCTTTATTGGTTCTATGTATGTTTAGTTGTAGTAATTTTTTTCTAGGTTCCAATGTTATTGATCATCATTGATTACAAATTAATAAATCAAGGGTGCCTTGTTATTTGATTTTAGATTCATGA is part of the Gossypium hirsutum isolate 1008001.06 chromosome D11, Gossypium_hirsutum_v2.1, whole genome shotgun sequence genome and encodes:
- the LOC107911155 gene encoding blue copper protein 1a, which encodes MASNRLLMLSVVAIFLPAMAMATDYIVGDDSGWTINFDYQAWAKDKVFYVGDKLVFQYPKGYHNVFKVNGTAFKNCDIPPANQALSSGNDTVVLNTPGRKWYICGVSNHCSAYGQKLFITVQYQYGWAPAPTPQILQVSQPWAPTPAPTPSSPSTPAPTPSVPDTIVTDPWASSPISSSPPLPTPIAPSWPPAPSLPTTPAPTPEPWAPTTLSVPETTVTDPWAPAPAPWAPSPVSSPPSLPTPTAPSWPPAPSPYPWI